One window of Paenibacillus albicereus genomic DNA carries:
- a CDS encoding ABC transporter ATP-binding protein, producing MAGVRLEHVYKKYPGSDNASVKDINLDIKDKEFLVLVGPSGCGKSTTLRMIAGLEEISEGKLFIGDRLVNDVAPKDRDIAMVFQSYALYPHMNVYQNMAFGLKLRKFKKADIDKRVREAAKILDIEHLLERKPKALSGGQRQRVALGRAIVREPQVFLMDEPLSNLDAKLRGQMRAEISKLTKRLETTTIYVTHDQIEAMTMGDRIVVMKDGLIQQNASPEELYNHPVNIFVAGFIGAPAMNFISGTLNEVAGALRFKAPGVDVVLPEGKAQALRDKGFSGKEVILGVRPEDLHEEPVFMEASPNSIVTANIEVAENLGHEMYLYLNGIGNDTVIARVDGRSGMRDGTTVKLALDMNKVHIFDKATELNLFEN from the coding sequence ATGGCAGGCGTACGTTTAGAGCATGTTTACAAGAAATACCCTGGATCCGACAACGCATCGGTCAAGGACATCAACCTCGACATCAAGGACAAGGAATTCCTCGTTCTGGTCGGTCCGTCCGGCTGCGGCAAATCCACCACTCTTCGTATGATCGCTGGCCTTGAAGAAATCTCCGAGGGCAAGCTGTTCATCGGCGACCGCCTCGTGAACGACGTCGCTCCAAAAGACCGCGACATCGCGATGGTATTCCAATCCTACGCCCTGTACCCGCACATGAACGTGTACCAGAACATGGCCTTCGGCCTGAAGCTGCGCAAGTTCAAAAAAGCGGATATCGATAAGCGCGTGCGCGAAGCCGCGAAAATTCTCGACATCGAGCATCTGCTCGAACGCAAGCCGAAGGCGCTCTCCGGCGGTCAGCGCCAGCGTGTCGCCCTGGGCCGCGCCATCGTCCGCGAACCGCAAGTGTTCCTGATGGACGAACCGCTCTCCAACTTGGATGCCAAGCTCCGCGGCCAGATGCGCGCCGAGATCAGCAAGCTGACGAAGCGTCTGGAAACGACGACGATCTACGTTACCCATGACCAGATCGAAGCCATGACGATGGGCGACCGCATCGTCGTCATGAAGGACGGACTCATTCAACAAAACGCATCGCCGGAAGAGCTGTACAACCATCCGGTGAACATCTTCGTCGCAGGCTTCATCGGCGCTCCTGCCATGAACTTCATCAGCGGCACGCTGAACGAAGTGGCTGGCGCCCTGCGCTTCAAGGCTCCAGGCGTGGACGTCGTCCTGCCGGAAGGCAAGGCTCAGGCGCTGCGCGACAAAGGCTTCTCCGGCAAAGAGGTCATCCTCGGCGTTCGTCCAGAAGACCTGCATGAAGAGCCGGTCTTCATGGAAGCATCCCCGAACAGCATCGTGACGGCGAACATCGAAGTGGCGGAAAACCTCGGCCACGAGATGTACCTGTACCTGAACGGCATCGGCAACGATACGGTCATCGCTCGCGTAGACGGACGCTCCGGCATGCGCGACGGCACGACCGTCAAGCTGGCGCTGGACATGAACAAGGTCCACATCTTCGACAAAGCGACCGAGCTGAACCTGTTCGAGAACTAA